A single genomic interval of Puntigrus tetrazona isolate hp1 chromosome 1, ASM1883169v1, whole genome shotgun sequence harbors:
- the LOC122330431 gene encoding U6 snRNA-associated Sm-like protein LSm6 produces MSLRKQTPSDFLKQIIGRPVVVKLNSGVDYRGVLACLDGYMNIAVEQTEEYVNGQLKNKYGDAFLRGNNVLYISTQKRKM; encoded by the exons atgagTCTCCGGAAGCAGACACCAAGTGATTTCTTGAAGCAGATCATTGGGAGACCAGTGGTGGTAAAGTTGAACTCTGGTGTTGATTACAGAG GGGTCCTGGCTTGCCTTGACGGCTACATGAATATCGCTGTGGAACAAACAGAGGAATATGTCAATGGCCAGCTGAAGAACAAGTATGGAGATGCATTTCTCAGAGGAAACAATG TGTTATACATCAGCACCCAGAAGAGGAAGATGTGA
- the LOC122348766 gene encoding protein Dok-7-like → MNVRYPSKLWVHSFSVSVLPGTKLESGPATLHLCNNALVIAKDLPAVIIGHWNLLDLRRYGPVSNGFVFEGGTRCGYWAGVFFLACAEGEQISFLFDCIVRGISPSRGPFGLRPVLPDPSANPSSIEDRISQEASELEKRLSMLSICSHHSSAASTFSYGASLAGDDRSISSSSSEASHSDNSLGSRLAIWSEPVRHPTPVDPISPSSSLLGVAGSKSTACSVSTSSDERLYGAMMGGLRPPSKPPHPRGLQEAGRQSSTDSGIATGSHSSYSGSFSSYTGSMDIGHGETDEFGSLTSLPQNPNSNSISLINTPVRTIPLIPEHKPCVCPLREAAQMYQVPTPPLQNYDIPRRLLQHQPSGQEQFLTAESQGQRPECGALGHEGIPADAIPKQTVPQRLNCEGAPPPEGATTLQLKPAICPDCGRGKMEERSRCEMRSSSEEQKSDADPKGNYEQMAFMTDASRWPQFRAGEYGEAGLTGIDRVQGDFVNYVNIPISPTSKRQLYYMELDLQDRPESSHTVRGTRCSSHTHYTYLIMAPT, encoded by the exons ATGAATGTACGCTACCCCTCAAaactttggg TCCACAGTTTCAGTGTGTCCGTGCTGCCCGGCACCAAACTGGAAAGCGGCCCGGCGACTCTGCATCTGTGCAACAATGCTCTGGTCATCGCCAAAGACCTGCCGGCGGTCATCATCGGTCACTGGAACCTGCTGGACCTGCGGCGATACGGGCCGGTCAGCAACGGGTTCGTGTTTGAGGGAGGAACGCGCTGCGGTTACT GGGCTGGTGTTTTCTTCCTTGCATGTGCCGAAGGAGAACAGATCAGTTTTTTGTTCGATTGCATCGTACGTGGCATATCGCCAAGCAGGGGGCCGTTTGGACTGCGTCCAGTCCTGCCAG ATCCCAGTGCTAACCCATCATCTATAGAAGACAGGATTAGCCAGGAGGCAAGTGAGCTAGAGAAACGGCTCAGCATGCTATCCATTTGTAGTCATCACAGCAGTGCAG CCTCCACTTTCAGTTATGGCGCCTCCTTGGCAGGAGATGATCGGAGCATCTCCAGCTCCTCCTCCGAGGCCAGTCATTCTGATAACAGCCTGGGCAGCCGTCTGGCGATATGGTCTGAGCCAGTCAGACACCCCACCCCTGTCGATCCAatatcaccatcatcatcccTGTTAGGGGTTGCGGGATCTAAGAGTACAGCTTGTTCTGTCAGTACGTCCAGTGACGAGCGTCTATACGGAGCAATGATGGGAGGGCTCCGTCCTCCATCCAAGCCTCCTCACCCTAGAGGCCTTCAAGAGGCGGGCCGCCAGAGCTCAACAGACAGCGGTATTGCCACCGGAAGCCACTCATCATATTCTGGAAGCTTCTCCTCCTACACTGGTAGCATGGATATTGGGCATGGAGAGACTGATGAGTTTGGATCCTTAACAAGCCTCCCTCAAAACCCCAATTCAAACTCTATCTCCCTTATCAACACTCCAGTAAGGACGATTCCACTAATTCCTGAGCACAAACCGTGTGTGTGTCCACTCAGAGAGGCTGCTCAAATGTACCAGGTTCCCACTCCACCTCTGCAGAATTACGACATCCCCCGCAGGCTCCTACAACACCAGCCCTCCGGTCAGGAACAGTTTTTGACTGCTGAAAGCCAGGGACAGAGGCCTGAATGTGGAGCTCTGGGACATGAAGGCATTCCTGCAGATGCCATCCCCAAACAAACTGTCCCACAGAGATTGAACTGTGAAGGAGCGCCGCCCCCTGAAGGTGCCACTACACTGCAATTAAAGCCAGCCATCTGTCCTGACTGTGGGAGAGGAAAG ATGGAGGAGAGGAGCAGGTGCGAGATGAGAAGCAGCTCTGAGGAGCAAAAGTCTGACG CTGATCCAAAAGGCAATTACGAGCAGATGGCATTTATGACTGATGCGTCCAGGTGGCCACAGTTCAGAGCTGGAGAATATG GAGAGGCAGGACTGACAGGTATTGACAGAGTTCAAGGTGATTTCGTTAACTATGTGAATATCCCCATCAGTCCTACATCTAAACGGCAGCTGTACTATATGGAGCTAGATCTGCAGGACCGTCCAGAGTCAAGCCACACTGTCAGAGGTACACGGTGTTCCTCTCATACACACTACACGTATTTGATAATGGCTCCAACCTGA